GGACTATCCTTCTATTCTCCTCCTCCTCACCTGGACCAGTGAGCAGAACGACTCCATAGTGTCCTTTTGCGCATATAACTTTAGCCAGTTCAGCAAATCCTCGTGTTGTCCATCTCTTCGATTGCCATGTTCCCCCGGCATGAAAAGCCGCTATCTTCAACTCGCCCCGTCTTCCCTGGAACAATTTTTCCAGCGACTTTCGTCCGGCATCCACTTCTTCTGCCGAAAGATATACCCTGGGTCGTCTCTCCGACACATCACATTCCAGACCATCAATAAAGTGCAGATGGTGGCTGACCGCGCTCCGTACTCCGACAGGTACCTGGCAGGTATCCGTATACAGATGTCTTCTCCATTTTCTTCTTCCTCCTATTCGTATTGGAATGCGCGAGAGAAAAAGGAGGTTAGCACTTGTAGGGTTGTAGAAAAGGTCGATCGCCGCTGTAATATCGAGGCTTCTGAGTAATTCAAGTGTTCTAAGAAAGGAGCGGTTATTTTTCTCGAGTCTGATGATGCCGTCAAGAGCGGGGTTCTCTTCGAGGATATCGGCATACCGCGCATCTGCAAGGTAGTATATCATCGCTTCGGGGTACCTCTCTTTAAGAGAGGAGATGACCGGAGTCGTAATAAT
Above is a genomic segment from Candidatus Latescibacterota bacterium containing:
- a CDS encoding glycosyltransferase family 9 protein, producing the protein MDFGVEAEKRGKNLRILVTRLRFLGDIIITTPVISSLKERYPEAMIYYLADARYADILEENPALDGIIRLEKNNRSFLRTLELLRSLDITAAIDLFYNPTSANLLFLSRIPIRIGGRRKWRRHLYTDTCQVPVGVRSAVSHHLHFIDGLECDVSERRPRVYLSAEEVDAGRKSLEKLFQGRRGELKIAAFHAGGTWQSKRWTTRGFAELAKVICAKGHYGVVLLTGPGEEEENRRIVLESGSDVKIIPYSSLRDTAALMKACDALVANDGGILHLAVALGLPTTGIFGPTEPDIWFPYEGMGPFSLATRNEDCAPCHLHHCDERKCLDLMKVETVLDKLVEVTEWTDLTC